From a region of the Rhodococcus sp. 4CII genome:
- a CDS encoding SDR family oxidoreductase, with amino-acid sequence MTSGTSPVSKPRQPELLGQSVVVIGGTAGIGLETARRARAEGADVILTGRDPDRLEQAARELGAQRAAAFDANDTASLQGFFQDLSSPIDHVMVTAGGPHYGPLLEMDSDQVRRELSGHVVLGLEVARNAANKMRPGGTLLFMGGTGGRRVGHGLGIASAATAALPPFTAALALELAPVRVNLIAAGFVDTPLSASLLGDRLEDRRAELRATLPIGRVVGPADVAALAIHIMSNTALTGATYDIDGGQQFV; translated from the coding sequence ATGACCAGCGGAACCAGTCCCGTATCCAAGCCGCGGCAACCGGAACTGCTCGGGCAGAGCGTGGTCGTGATCGGCGGCACCGCCGGCATCGGGCTCGAGACCGCACGACGCGCCCGGGCGGAGGGCGCCGATGTCATCCTGACCGGCCGCGATCCCGACCGGCTCGAGCAGGCGGCGCGGGAACTCGGCGCGCAACGCGCCGCAGCCTTCGACGCCAACGACACCGCTTCCCTGCAGGGGTTCTTTCAGGATCTGTCGTCACCGATCGACCATGTGATGGTGACGGCCGGCGGCCCGCATTACGGGCCCCTGCTCGAGATGGACTCGGACCAGGTGCGCCGGGAGCTCAGCGGGCACGTGGTCCTGGGTCTCGAGGTCGCGCGCAATGCGGCGAACAAGATGAGGCCTGGGGGCACGCTGCTGTTCATGGGCGGCACCGGCGGTCGGCGCGTCGGTCACGGTCTGGGGATCGCCTCCGCCGCTACTGCCGCGCTTCCTCCGTTCACCGCGGCCCTCGCGCTCGAGCTCGCGCCGGTTCGCGTGAACCTCATCGCCGCTGGCTTCGTCGACACCCCATTGTCGGCGTCGCTGCTCGGAGATCGACTCGAGGATCGACGAGCCGAGCTGCGGGCCACGCTCCCGATCGGCCGCGTCGTCGGCCCCGCCGACGTTGCTGCGCTCGCGATCCACATCATGAGTAACACCGCACTCACCGGCGCGACGTACGACATCGACGGCGGGCAGCAATTCGTATGA
- the gvpJ gene encoding gas vesicle protein GvpJ codes for MTTAGGPSSSSLADVIDTILDKGLVIDAYVRVSLVGIELLTIDARVVVASVDTYLRFAEAVNRLEIGSEPKGLSDIVSGGIEGAAKHKTKGALESAGEKLGGLLGGGEEEEQPERERVSRKSTRGDR; via the coding sequence ATGACTACGGCGGGTGGACCCAGCTCGAGCAGTCTCGCCGACGTCATCGACACCATCCTCGACAAGGGCCTCGTGATCGACGCGTACGTGCGGGTCTCGTTGGTCGGTATCGAACTGCTGACCATCGATGCCCGGGTGGTGGTCGCGAGTGTCGACACCTACCTCCGGTTCGCGGAGGCGGTGAACCGGCTCGAGATCGGTAGCGAGCCGAAGGGCCTGTCCGACATCGTCTCGGGCGGGATCGAGGGGGCCGCCAAGCACAAGACGAAGGGCGCCCTCGAATCGGCGGGGGAGAAACTCGGCGGCCTGCTGGGCGGCGGGGAAGAAGAGGAACAACCGGAACGGGAACGAGTGTCACGCAAGTCGACTCGAGGTGACAGGTGA
- a CDS encoding SDR family NAD(P)-dependent oxidoreductase, with protein sequence MACPASQCPNSPARPHPTTHRKRRHARSSPPGHRHPRADDRQADRGVAFVSGGTRGIGGAIARSLAHQGATVAVGYSRNPAAADQFAADLSRTCRQFGASASAHQGNVGSAADCRRTIAEVVDTHGRLDILINNAGITIDKTVTELTDDDWSTVLAVNLSGAFFLSQAALAHMLDRGTGRIVNVSSVVGETGNIGQANYAASKSGLFGLTKTLAKEAAFTLAKSCCPSADRSPCSRGD encoded by the coding sequence GTGGCGTGTCCTGCGTCACAGTGTCCGAATTCTCCTGCCCGACCCCACCCCACCACCCATCGAAAGCGACGGCATGCACGATCTAGCCCCCCAGGACACCGCCACCCCCGCGCCGACGACCGGCAAGCTGACCGGGGGGTCGCCTTCGTCAGCGGCGGAACCCGCGGCATCGGCGGCGCGATCGCCCGCAGCCTCGCACACCAGGGCGCCACCGTCGCCGTCGGCTACAGCCGAAACCCTGCCGCCGCCGACCAGTTCGCCGCCGACCTCAGCCGGACCTGCCGACAGTTCGGCGCCTCGGCCTCAGCGCACCAGGGCAACGTCGGCTCGGCCGCCGACTGCCGGCGCACCATCGCCGAAGTCGTCGACACCCACGGGCGACTGGACATCCTGATCAACAACGCCGGCATCACCATCGACAAAACAGTCACCGAACTCACCGACGACGACTGGTCCACCGTCCTCGCGGTCAATCTCTCCGGCGCCTTCTTCCTCTCCCAGGCCGCACTCGCCCACATGCTCGACCGCGGAACCGGACGCATTGTCAACGTCTCCTCGGTCGTCGGCGAAACCGGCAACATCGGCCAAGCCAACTACGCCGCTTCCAAATCCGGACTCTTCGGGCTCACCAAGACTCTCGCGAAAGAAGCCGCATTCACACTCGCCAAGTCCTGTTGTCCGTCGGCCGACCGTAGCCCTTGCTCTCGAGGTGATTGA
- a CDS encoding SRPBCC family protein yields MTSNLDSAAKKLRKNVSGVSGEAASVSPLQKAAQGLLGTVTDRAVSAVSDKVAGATGRLNDYAEGGGGSLLSAITGNGDGNGDGNGDGDGDGNGDGKSFLSGLTDTVKEKASDLKDKITGGGGGGKGKKLKLTNIVETIDVGVPVQLAYNQWTQFADFPSFMKKVERVEQEADEKLEWKAQIFLSHRTWEASILEQVPDERIVWRSKGAKGFIDGAVTFHEVTPDLTRIVLILEYHPKGLFERTGNLWRAQGRRARLELKHFGRHVMTQSILHPDEVEGWRGEIRDGKVVEPEESEDYDEEPAEDEAQPDEDEQDEAQLDAGDEDEYDEPTETDESEEPEEDETDEGEEPEDETDDTAEYEDAEYEDEEPEDEDEEPEDEGEEPEDAGEEPGDETDEGETVEEPEDEAEEPDEAEEEPEPPRRRPRKAAAKSTRTAAKSTRTAAKSTRTAAKSTRTGAKSTRTGAKSTRTGAKSTRTGAKSTRTAAKKAPARRRRGAST; encoded by the coding sequence ATGACTTCGAATCTCGACAGTGCGGCGAAGAAGCTGCGCAAGAACGTATCCGGGGTGTCCGGTGAGGCGGCGTCGGTGTCGCCGCTGCAGAAGGCGGCGCAGGGCCTGCTCGGCACCGTGACCGACAGGGCGGTCTCCGCTGTGTCCGACAAGGTGGCGGGCGCCACCGGTCGGCTCAACGACTACGCCGAGGGCGGCGGCGGAAGCCTGCTGTCCGCGATCACCGGCAACGGCGACGGCAACGGCGACGGGAACGGGGACGGGGACGGGGACGGCAACGGTGACGGCAAGTCGTTCCTCTCCGGGCTGACCGACACCGTGAAGGAGAAGGCGTCCGACCTCAAGGACAAGATCACCGGCGGCGGTGGCGGTGGCAAGGGCAAGAAACTCAAGCTCACCAATATCGTCGAAACGATCGATGTCGGGGTGCCGGTCCAGCTGGCCTACAACCAATGGACCCAGTTCGCCGACTTCCCGTCGTTCATGAAGAAGGTCGAGCGGGTGGAGCAGGAGGCGGATGAGAAGCTCGAGTGGAAGGCTCAGATATTCCTCTCGCACCGAACTTGGGAAGCGTCGATTCTCGAGCAGGTTCCCGACGAGCGGATCGTGTGGCGGTCGAAGGGTGCCAAGGGTTTCATCGACGGTGCGGTGACGTTCCACGAGGTGACCCCCGATCTCACCCGCATCGTTTTGATCCTCGAATATCACCCGAAGGGGTTGTTCGAGAGGACGGGGAACCTGTGGCGGGCGCAGGGGCGACGCGCGCGCCTGGAGTTGAAGCACTTCGGACGCCACGTCATGACGCAGTCGATCCTTCATCCCGACGAGGTCGAGGGCTGGCGCGGAGAGATCCGGGACGGCAAGGTAGTCGAACCCGAGGAGTCCGAGGACTACGACGAGGAACCGGCCGAGGACGAAGCGCAGCCCGACGAGGACGAGCAGGACGAAGCGCAGCTGGACGCGGGCGACGAGGACGAGTACGACGAGCCCACCGAAACGGACGAGTCTGAGGAGCCGGAGGAGGACGAGACCGACGAGGGTGAGGAACCTGAGGACGAGACCGACGACACCGCCGAGTACGAGGACGCCGAGTACGAGGACGAAGAGCCGGAGGACGAGGACGAAGAGCCGGAGGACGAGGGCGAAGAGCCGGAGGACGCGGGCGAGGAACCCGGCGACGAAACCGATGAGGGCGAAACGGTCGAGGAACCTGAGGACGAGGCCGAGGAACCCGACGAGGCGGAGGAGGAGCCCGAACCACCTCGACGCCGTCCCCGTAAGGCCGCGGCGAAGTCGACCCGCACCGCGGCGAAGTCGACCCGCACCGCGGCGAAGTCGACCCGCACCGCGGCGAAGTCGACCCGCACCGGGGCAAAGTCGACCCGGACCGGGGCAAAGTCGACCCGGACCGGGGCAAAGTCGACCCGCACCGGGGCAAAGTCGACCCGGACCGCGGCGAAGAAGGCGCCTGCGCGGCGCAGGAGAGGAGCATCGACATGA
- a CDS encoding histidine phosphatase family protein, with the protein MFVLLRHAHAIAKQDWTGPDARRPLSAVGRNQAEGLFDTLTGIEFRALYCSPTTRCLDTVLPRRPPCRQVAECGWAARGRGGVGEHSASVRARRGAPPRLRGSTAGAELAAAVRVVPRGSVAGGYPDRGGLRRFFAEPVTLMRAPGRETPGGVCGARPRNVVAVAQQSGELRPPLCEDVSATGLEPVVEGTLRAGTRC; encoded by the coding sequence ATGTTCGTCCTGCTCCGGCACGCCCACGCGATAGCGAAGCAGGACTGGACCGGGCCCGACGCCCGCCGGCCGCTCAGCGCCGTCGGCCGGAACCAGGCCGAGGGCCTCTTCGACACCCTCACCGGGATCGAGTTTCGGGCACTGTACTGCAGCCCGACCACCCGCTGCCTCGACACGGTGTTGCCGCGCCGGCCCCCATGCCGTCAGGTCGCCGAATGTGGGTGGGCCGCGCGCGGCCGAGGAGGGGTGGGCGAGCACTCGGCCTCGGTCCGTGCGCGGCGGGGCGCTCCGCCGCGGCTAAGGGGTTCGACGGCCGGGGCGGAACTCGCTGCCGCGGTCCGTGTTGTGCCGCGGGGCAGCGTAGCTGGCGGGTACCCGGATCGGGGCGGGTTACGCCGGTTTTTCGCCGAGCCCGTGACCCTCATGCGGGCGCCGGGGCGCGAGACACCCGGCGGAGTGTGCGGGGCGAGGCCGAGAAATGTCGTCGCAGTCGCGCAGCAAAGTGGGGAACTGCGCCCGCCGCTGTGCGAAGACGTCTCTGCGACGGGGCTCGAGCCAGTGGTCGAGGGGACCCTCCGCGCCGGGACTCGGTGCTGA
- the phoU gene encoding phosphate signaling complex protein PhoU has product MREQFDEQLEEIRANLVELCALTEAAIDSASRAVLDTDLPAADRAAELSANIDIRARELDHRALTLIARQQPVALDLRALIGGMHNIADLQRMGSLAAHIAEVARLHHPEPVVPHELRGIIADMGAAATAQAAAAREILSTRNEVAALDLIWADERTDELLRKLFAATKSDDWLHGAASAVNITLLGRFYERFCDHTVEIGRRVIFVVTGEFPDQ; this is encoded by the coding sequence ATGCGAGAACAGTTCGACGAGCAGCTCGAAGAGATCAGGGCGAACCTGGTCGAGCTGTGTGCCCTGACCGAGGCCGCGATCGATAGCGCATCCCGGGCCGTGCTGGACACCGATCTGCCTGCCGCCGACCGGGCCGCCGAGCTGAGTGCGAACATCGATATCCGTGCCCGAGAGCTCGATCATCGTGCGCTCACTCTGATCGCGCGCCAGCAACCGGTGGCACTGGATCTACGGGCCTTGATCGGTGGTATGCACAACATTGCGGATCTGCAACGGATGGGTTCTCTGGCTGCGCACATCGCCGAGGTGGCGCGGTTGCACCATCCCGAGCCGGTCGTTCCCCACGAGCTGCGGGGCATCATCGCGGACATGGGCGCCGCGGCCACGGCGCAGGCCGCGGCCGCCCGAGAAATCCTGAGCACCCGCAACGAGGTGGCCGCGTTGGACCTGATCTGGGCGGACGAACGGACCGACGAGCTGCTCCGCAAGCTGTTCGCCGCCACAAAGAGCGACGACTGGCTTCATGGGGCCGCATCGGCGGTGAACATCACGTTGCTGGGTCGGTTCTACGAACGCTTCTGTGATCACACCGTCGAGATCGGTCGCCGCGTCATCTTCGTGGTCACCGGAGAATTTCCCGACCAATGA
- a CDS encoding alpha/beta-hydrolase family protein, with protein MSESDTTQESAPEPHTAEAAKPAAERDWWKRHYTFTGTAVGLVFLWLSMTPSLLPRGPLFQGLVSGAAGAIGYAIGVFAVWLVRYMASKNASPPARRVAWIVLIVVGAVGTIAMIVWFHVWQDHVRDLMGVPRLSRYDYLLTPVLALVVLFVLVEIGQLIGKLIRFLVRQLNRVAPPRVSAVIAVLLVAGLGIALLNGVVVRFAMHTLNATFEAVNNEQSPDTPPPASPQRSGGPDSLVSWDSLGHQGRIFVDGGPTTAQLTEFNGAPAVEPIRAYAGLNSADGIQATAELAARELERTGGLQRKVVAVATTTGTGWINEAEADAVEYMFNGETAIVSMQYSFLPSWLSFLVDKQNARQAGQALFEAVDRRVQALPEGQRPKLVVFGESLGSFGGEAPFLSPNNIEARTDGALFSGPTFNNTMWEDVTTHRDDGSPQWLPIYQQGDNLRFVARPDDLGRPGDLWATPRVVYLQHASDPIAWWNPALLFTKPDWLREPRGYDVPDDMQWIPVVTFLQVSADMAVAIDVPDGHGHRYVDDVANGWAAVLQPPGWTPEKTERLRPIMRADE; from the coding sequence ATGAGTGAATCGGATACGACGCAGGAATCGGCTCCCGAGCCCCACACCGCGGAGGCCGCGAAACCGGCGGCCGAAAGGGACTGGTGGAAGCGCCACTATACGTTCACCGGAACGGCTGTCGGGCTGGTGTTTTTGTGGTTGTCGATGACCCCGTCGCTGCTTCCACGTGGGCCGCTGTTCCAGGGATTGGTCAGTGGAGCGGCGGGCGCCATCGGCTACGCGATCGGGGTGTTCGCGGTGTGGCTGGTGCGCTACATGGCCTCGAAGAATGCCAGCCCGCCCGCGCGGCGGGTGGCGTGGATCGTGCTGATCGTGGTCGGTGCGGTGGGCACGATCGCGATGATCGTCTGGTTCCACGTGTGGCAGGACCACGTGCGCGACCTGATGGGTGTGCCGCGGCTGAGCAGGTACGACTACTTGCTGACACCGGTGCTCGCGCTTGTGGTGTTGTTCGTTCTGGTCGAGATAGGCCAGCTCATCGGCAAGCTGATCCGATTCCTGGTCCGGCAACTCAATCGTGTTGCTCCGCCTCGGGTTTCGGCGGTAATTGCGGTGCTGCTCGTGGCGGGGCTGGGCATCGCGCTCCTCAACGGCGTGGTGGTGCGGTTCGCGATGCACACGCTCAATGCGACCTTCGAGGCGGTCAACAACGAGCAGAGCCCGGACACCCCGCCGCCGGCGTCGCCGCAGCGCTCGGGCGGCCCCGACTCGTTGGTGTCGTGGGACTCACTGGGGCACCAGGGCCGCATCTTCGTCGACGGGGGGCCGACCACAGCGCAGCTGACGGAATTCAACGGCGCGCCCGCGGTCGAGCCGATCCGGGCCTACGCCGGCTTGAACTCGGCCGACGGGATCCAGGCCACCGCCGAGCTGGCCGCGCGCGAACTCGAGCGCACCGGTGGGCTGCAGCGCAAGGTGGTAGCGGTCGCTACCACGACCGGCACGGGCTGGATCAACGAGGCAGAGGCCGATGCGGTCGAGTACATGTTCAACGGCGAGACCGCGATCGTCAGCATGCAGTACTCGTTCCTGCCCAGCTGGCTGTCGTTTCTGGTGGACAAGCAAAACGCGCGTCAGGCCGGGCAGGCGCTGTTCGAGGCGGTCGACCGCCGGGTCCAGGCGCTGCCGGAGGGCCAGCGACCCAAGCTCGTAGTGTTCGGCGAAAGCCTCGGATCGTTCGGCGGCGAGGCGCCGTTCCTGTCACCCAACAACATCGAGGCCCGCACCGACGGCGCCCTGTTCAGTGGTCCGACGTTCAACAACACCATGTGGGAGGACGTCACCACCCACCGTGATGACGGCTCACCGCAATGGCTGCCGATCTATCAGCAGGGCGACAACCTTCGGTTCGTTGCCCGCCCAGACGACCTGGGACGGCCCGGCGACCTGTGGGCAACTCCGCGCGTGGTGTACCTACAACACGCCTCCGACCCGATCGCCTGGTGGAATCCCGCTCTGCTGTTCACCAAGCCGGACTGGCTACGTGAACCGCGCGGCTACGACGTCCCCGACGACATGCAATGGATTCCCGTCGTCACGTTTCTACAGGTCTCGGCCGACATGGCCGTGGCGATCGACGTCCCCGACGGGCACGGCCACCGCTACGTCGACGACGTCGCCAACGGCTGGGCCGCCGTCCTCCAACCACCCGGATGGACACCGGAGAAGACCGAACGGCTGCGGCCGATCATGCGCGCCGACGAATGA
- a CDS encoding undecaprenyl-diphosphate phosphatase, with protein sequence MSALTYPQSIVLGALQGVTELFPISSLGHSVLLPAWLGGSWEALVTEGDSDSGTPFLAFIVALHVATAVALLIFYARDWVAIIGAFVTTVRTRRIETSTERLAWLIIVATIPVGVLGLVLEHPLRTLFATPLAAAVFLTINGVVLAAGEVLRRRAATAVEPATLGGQALPDRPRERPLDALNYPEAAGIGVIQSLALLAGISRSGVTIVGGLLRGLSHEDAAKFAFLLATPVILAAGVLKLPTLAGPQGAGIHGQILVGALVAGVAAFLSVKFLTRYFATKTLIPFAVYCLVVGVLSIIRFA encoded by the coding sequence TCCAGGGTGTGACGGAGCTGTTCCCGATCTCGAGTCTCGGCCACTCGGTCCTGCTGCCCGCCTGGTTGGGCGGATCCTGGGAGGCCCTGGTCACCGAGGGCGACTCCGACTCCGGTACCCCGTTCCTCGCCTTCATCGTCGCGCTGCACGTCGCGACGGCCGTCGCGCTGCTGATCTTCTACGCCCGGGACTGGGTGGCGATCATCGGCGCGTTCGTCACCACGGTGCGTACCCGACGAATCGAGACCTCCACCGAGCGACTGGCCTGGCTGATCATCGTGGCCACCATCCCGGTCGGGGTCCTGGGCCTGGTTCTCGAACACCCCCTGCGCACCCTGTTCGCCACACCGCTCGCTGCGGCAGTCTTTCTGACGATCAACGGGGTCGTCCTCGCGGCCGGCGAGGTCCTGCGACGGCGGGCCGCCACGGCGGTTGAGCCGGCCACTCTAGGGGGACAGGCACTGCCGGACCGGCCGCGCGAACGCCCCCTGGACGCCCTGAACTATCCGGAAGCGGCGGGCATCGGGGTGATCCAAAGCCTGGCGCTGCTGGCCGGAATCAGCCGCTCGGGCGTGACGATCGTCGGCGGCCTGCTCCGCGGACTCAGTCACGAGGACGCCGCCAAGTTCGCCTTCCTGCTGGCCACCCCGGTCATCCTCGCGGCCGGGGTTCTCAAACTGCCCACCCTCGCCGGCCCGCAAGGGGCGGGCATCCACGGACAGATTCTTGTCGGGGCACTCGTCGCGGGTGTCGCGGCGTTCCTGTCCGTGAAGTTTCTCACCCGTTACTTCGCGACGAAGACGTTGATCCCGTTCGCCGTCTACTGCCTGGTCGTCGGAGTCCTCTCGATCATCCGATTCGCCTGA
- a CDS encoding three-helix bundle dimerization domain-containing protein: MTPDEELLHIDQVIDRLDARFPDLPRESIEQVVRSAHAHFANGKVRDFVPLLVERLAREKLQGLVPVDPVVPLAAPTAGAEMAGVEMIGAEMIARRRWWSGWLRGWYPDTRMAIVVAAPEPVFPASGRT; this comes from the coding sequence ATGACACCCGATGAAGAGCTTCTGCACATCGACCAAGTCATCGACCGCCTCGATGCGCGATTCCCGGACCTTCCCCGGGAGAGCATCGAACAGGTGGTGCGCTCCGCGCACGCGCACTTCGCGAACGGCAAGGTGCGTGACTTCGTTCCCCTTCTCGTCGAACGCCTCGCCCGAGAGAAACTTCAGGGCCTGGTGCCCGTCGATCCCGTCGTGCCGTTGGCGGCGCCGACGGCCGGCGCCGAGATGGCCGGCGTCGAGATGATCGGGGCCGAGATGATCGCGCGCCGCCGGTGGTGGTCGGGCTGGTTGCGAGGCTGGTACCCGGACACCCGGATGGCGATCGTCGTGGCAGCGCCGGAGCCGGTGTTTCCCGCCTCGGGCCGGACATGA
- a CDS encoding ANTAR domain-containing protein, producing MTTMPEPHPITGHAGVGLNHARDGRETLSVAEGILIALRHCSQTEAFDELLRVAHRHHLSVLTVAHALVDLAIGANPPLGSSERHANPSGPLAEWESYLADWPRSSR from the coding sequence ATGACGACGATGCCCGAACCCCACCCGATTACCGGGCACGCCGGGGTGGGCCTCAACCATGCGCGGGATGGACGGGAAACACTGTCGGTTGCGGAAGGCATCCTGATCGCATTACGCCACTGCAGCCAGACCGAGGCATTCGACGAACTGCTCCGCGTCGCGCACCGTCACCACCTCAGTGTGCTCACCGTCGCCCACGCCCTGGTCGATCTCGCGATCGGCGCCAACCCGCCTCTGGGATCGTCGGAACGGCACGCGAACCCCTCCGGACCATTGGCCGAGTGGGAGTCATACCTCGCGGACTGGCCCCGGTCTTCTCGGTGA
- a CDS encoding MspA family porin codes for MVRPVQPWIRWSSRSHPPRWSARKAFGAPGRPSSRETRHDTSRLRRILSPARTATLLSLAALTLGLGTGTANAAVIPIADSTATKTTVLGTNLEIAQTGQWLNDVIPLNGTPFDKDVFFGGNTAIKSSGGTPITAGTVDVGVEVGYMLDVSNGLSLGGKVGITPQQSLALPVGGLPTLSMSVQTPLEGNWVVPIRPGQIVAISLNKKTMTTGNGNINLDNIHFQINGAGGPVSLRTYSQWTASTKETDDSFAAYGPPITL; via the coding sequence ATGGTTCGCCCAGTTCAGCCGTGGATTCGCTGGTCCTCACGGTCACACCCTCCCCGATGGTCCGCCCGGAAGGCGTTCGGCGCACCGGGGCGACCGTCCTCACGAGAGACACGACATGACACATCCCGGCTGCGCCGGATCCTTTCCCCCGCCCGGACCGCCACCCTCCTCTCCCTCGCCGCCCTGACCCTCGGGCTCGGCACCGGCACCGCGAACGCCGCGGTGATCCCGATCGCCGACAGCACCGCCACCAAGACCACGGTGCTGGGCACGAACCTCGAGATCGCGCAGACGGGCCAGTGGCTCAACGACGTGATCCCGCTCAACGGCACCCCGTTCGACAAGGACGTCTTCTTCGGCGGCAACACCGCGATCAAATCCTCCGGCGGCACCCCGATCACCGCCGGCACCGTCGACGTCGGGGTGGAGGTCGGCTACATGCTCGACGTCTCCAACGGCCTGTCCCTCGGCGGCAAGGTCGGCATCACCCCGCAGCAGTCCCTCGCCCTCCCGGTCGGCGGCCTGCCCACCCTGTCCATGTCCGTGCAGACCCCGCTCGAGGGCAACTGGGTGGTCCCGATCCGGCCCGGCCAGATCGTCGCCATCTCGCTCAACAAGAAGACGATGACCACCGGAAACGGCAACATCAACCTCGACAACATCCACTTCCAGATCAACGGCGCCGGCGGCCCGGTGTCGCTGCGCACCTACTCGCAGTGGACCGCCTCCACCAAGGAAACCGACGACTCCTTCGCCGCCTACGGACCCCCGATCACCCTCTAG
- a CDS encoding gas vesicle protein GvpG, producing MGLFSFIVTLPLQPVKGVISLAELIQRQVEQEMHDPARARRALEELEEARERGEITEEEELQAQQAILDQMTDGG from the coding sequence ATGGGCTTGTTCTCGTTCATCGTCACGTTGCCGCTGCAGCCGGTCAAGGGGGTCATCTCGTTGGCGGAGTTGATCCAGCGGCAGGTCGAGCAGGAGATGCACGATCCGGCGCGCGCCCGCCGGGCACTCGAGGAACTCGAGGAGGCGCGGGAACGGGGGGAGATCACCGAGGAGGAGGAACTGCAGGCACAACAGGCGATCCTCGACCAGATGACCGACGGTGGATGA
- a CDS encoding muconolactone Delta-isomerase family protein, with protein MEFLVDMVTTVPKGTPDAAVAEIRAREAVRAQELVAQGSLLRLWRPPLAAGEWRTWGLFRADDAEQLEQVLASMPLRVWRHDTVTPLSPHPSDPGV; from the coding sequence ATGGAGTTCCTGGTCGACATGGTGACCACTGTTCCCAAGGGCACCCCCGACGCGGCCGTCGCCGAGATCCGGGCCCGGGAGGCGGTACGGGCGCAGGAATTGGTGGCGCAGGGAAGCCTGCTGCGGCTCTGGCGGCCGCCGCTTGCCGCCGGTGAATGGCGCACGTGGGGCCTATTCCGCGCCGACGACGCGGAGCAGTTGGAACAGGTGCTTGCATCGATGCCGCTGCGGGTGTGGCGGCACGACACGGTGACACCCTTGTCACCGCATCCGAGTGACCCGGGCGTCTAG
- a CDS encoding GvpL/GvpF family gas vesicle protein, giving the protein MATSEQTKQMTGVYVYGIVPADIEIAEEATGVADGTVDLVTQGEIAALVSELSVDRALGKPEDLRAHADLLDGTARVAPVLPLRFGAVLSDADAVKEELLSAHADEFASALDQLAGKAQYIVKGRYVEKAILREIIDESEEAAQLRDAIRDKSEDAGRDARMALGELVSNAIAAKRDQDTQTTVEALDDLVESVNMREPTHEEEAVQVAVLADVERQEELEEVVGQLAENWEGRVEIKLLGPQAAYDFVVTQKPEG; this is encoded by the coding sequence ATGGCCACCTCGGAGCAGACGAAACAGATGACCGGTGTGTACGTCTACGGCATCGTCCCGGCCGACATCGAGATCGCCGAGGAGGCGACCGGGGTCGCGGACGGCACCGTGGACCTCGTCACCCAGGGTGAGATCGCCGCCCTGGTCAGTGAACTGTCGGTGGATCGGGCGCTCGGGAAGCCCGAGGACTTGCGGGCGCATGCGGACCTGCTGGACGGGACGGCCCGGGTCGCGCCGGTGCTGCCGTTGCGGTTCGGTGCCGTGCTCAGCGACGCCGACGCTGTGAAGGAGGAACTGCTGTCGGCGCATGCGGACGAGTTCGCGTCCGCACTCGACCAATTGGCGGGAAAGGCCCAGTACATCGTCAAGGGTCGGTACGTGGAGAAGGCGATTCTGCGGGAGATCATCGACGAGAGCGAGGAGGCCGCGCAACTGAGGGACGCGATCCGCGACAAGTCGGAGGACGCCGGCCGCGACGCGCGGATGGCGCTCGGGGAGTTGGTGAGCAACGCGATCGCCGCCAAACGCGACCAGGACACCCAGACCACCGTCGAGGCGCTCGACGACCTCGTCGAGTCCGTCAATATGCGCGAGCCCACGCACGAGGAGGAGGCCGTGCAGGTGGCGGTCCTCGCCGACGTCGAGCGTCAGGAAGAGCTCGAAGAGGTCGTCGGGCAACTCGCCGAGAACTGGGAGGGCCGGGTGGAGATAAAGCTGCTCGGACCGCAGGCGGCGTACGACTTCGTGGTGACACAGAAGCCGGAAGGGTAG